The Sporosarcina luteola DNA window ACTTGTCCATTATCCAGAGTCCGAGTAAGTTGATTCTGGTTGGCCGGAAAACTAATTCGGCCCGCTATATTTTTCATTTCCAAAATGATTGCTCCTTGTTTGCATAGAAAAAGCGTGTCAATTTGAAAGTAACCAGTGGATTTCAAATGAAGATCGTGAATTATGTAATGTTCAAATGGAAACAAATATTTTTGAAATACCTCTCCTAATAATCTCTCTCCATTTTCACCGGCCCGTGTTGATCGTAATGCATTTTCCATACTCGGAAACCTTGGATGTTGTTCTGGCAACCTTCGCAAGAGTCTCTCCAACGCCTTCCGTTTAAATGAATTCCCTTTTTTCTTAATTATCAATATAAACCACCTCCTCGCCTGATTGTAGCATGCCATGCATACCTTTTCCATAAGAGATTTTCCCCCTCAATGGATTGGCGAAAAGTTATCTATTGAATCGGACAAGTTATCTATCGAATCGTAGTTTTTATCTATTGAATACGAAAAGTTATCTATTGAATCTGGATAGTTATCTATTGAATATCATAAATTATCACCAAATCATTACTTTATAACTACAAGAACAACGGCAAAAATCGCCATGCATCATTATTCCGACAACCTCGCTTCTCCCGTTGCCACCTTCCCGAAGTGATGCTACAATGGAATGTAGGATTTACGATAAAAAGGAGTGAAGTCTTCATGTGGTTCCTATACATCATGTACACGCTGTTCGCTTTTATCATCCTTGGTACAACATTTGGTCTTGTCAGCACATTCAACAATCATAAGTGATTGTTGAAGTGCTTTTTTTTGGTTAATCGCGGCATCGCGCGTGTAAATTGAAAAGGTGTCCCGCGGCCTCGATTGGCTGTGGAACACCTTTTTCTTATACTTGTGGAGGTAAAATCGATGGTGGTGTTAGATTGTCCTTTCCTTTAGTGTTTGTGTGTACGCTGTCATCCGGTTCCAATGCCAAAGCGCTTCCTGTTCCTGCAAATGCAGCAAGCAGTGCTGTCAACAAGATAATGGATAATTTTCGTTTCATCATTCCTTCTCCCCTTTTTCATAGTGATATAAACTGTACTTCGCGGCTTTTCCGTAGTCGCCAGTGGATCGGTAATAGGTTGCCAACCTCCAGGCGATACTTCTTGCTTCCCCTATATAACCATGTTTTTTCATAAAAGGAAATACTATTTGTTCACAATAGTCGAAAAGCTCTTGTTGGGAAAGTTTAGTATGCCGAAAGTAATTCAACTGTATCGTTAAATACGGGTCATTCTTCCTCTCCGATAGTACTTTCAATTCTTCCAGCAACGGATCTATTTCTTTATTCTTTTCAACGGCGGTTTGCAATAAATGAATGAGGATTGCTTGATAATAATCTGCTCCGGGTTCCAACAACGCTTTTAATTCCTGCAACATCTCATAGGCAGATTCATGGAAACCCCTGCGGTTTTGTAATACTGAATAATTATAGAGCGCTCCCTGATACAACTGATCCATCTCCATCATCTTCGCATTGCGAAGAATTATTTTAAACAAGGCGTCCGCCTGCAGGATGAAGTCGCGGTTTGTATAATTGATGGCAAGCAGAAGTTGGGCGTGCAGCAAGCGGATGTAATTGCAGTCCTTCCGGAAGTGGTCGACAGCCATTTCCGCAAAGTAGGTCGA harbors:
- a CDS encoding helix-turn-helix domain-containing protein is translated as MNIGSILKYYRMKNNLTQAELSKGVCSISHLSKIESNKYIPNGETINELFKRMGVVWEREVLTYEYWKEKLETFIIHSVYYDLKSMDEVYKELSTQIDYLQSTDLVNRYELYKLRYYLFKQDMPRATQQVFILKRMETSFTDYEKAVSKVIHLMYDIFSQNFTEAENLLEQIEEYRERIPFMFEGELFYQKAYLLHNRAQYGKSTYFAEMAVDHFRKDCNYIRLLHAQLLLAINYTNRDFILQADALFKIILRNAKMMEMDQLYQGALYNYSVLQNRRGFHESAYEMLQELKALLEPGADYYQAILIHLLQTAVEKNKEIDPLLEELKVLSERKNDPYLTIQLNYFRHTKLSQQELFDYCEQIVFPFMKKHGYIGEARSIAWRLATYYRSTGDYGKAAKYSLYHYEKGEKE